Proteins from a genomic interval of Croceicoccus naphthovorans:
- a CDS encoding isopenicillin N synthase family dioxygenase, whose amino-acid sequence MTSPIAAVSLTEPMDELADKLGRSFGEYGFAVVQDHGIDPDLIARAEDMSRRFFALPEDVKRRYFIAGGGGARGYTPFKTEIAKGYDKKDLKEFWHVGRTLPEGDPLAQYMAPNIWPEEIDGFRATFEALYTEFEKAGGKILRALAIHLGLKPDWFDATVDKGNSVMRLLHYPPIENADGAVRAAPHGDINTITLLLGAEEAGLELLSKQGEWIPVQPPKGALAVNIGDMLSRLTNDRLRSTIHQVRNPEGEGARRSRYSMPFFLHFRPDFVIETLPSCIDEAHPDQYPESLTAHDFLAIRLKEIGLM is encoded by the coding sequence ATGACCAGCCCAATCGCCGCCGTCTCGCTGACCGAACCGATGGACGAACTGGCCGACAAGCTGGGCCGCAGTTTTGGCGAATACGGTTTCGCCGTAGTGCAGGATCACGGCATCGACCCGGACCTGATCGCCCGCGCCGAGGATATGTCGCGCCGCTTCTTCGCGCTGCCCGAAGACGTGAAGCGCCGCTATTTCATCGCTGGCGGCGGCGGTGCGCGCGGCTACACCCCGTTCAAGACGGAAATCGCCAAGGGTTACGACAAGAAAGACCTGAAGGAATTCTGGCACGTCGGTCGCACGCTGCCCGAAGGCGATCCGCTGGCCCAGTACATGGCGCCCAACATCTGGCCCGAAGAGATCGATGGTTTCCGCGCGACGTTCGAGGCGCTCTATACCGAGTTCGAAAAGGCTGGCGGCAAAATCCTGCGCGCATTGGCCATCCATCTGGGGCTGAAGCCGGACTGGTTCGACGCCACAGTGGACAAGGGTAACTCGGTGATGCGGCTGTTGCACTATCCGCCGATCGAGAATGCCGACGGCGCGGTCCGCGCGGCACCGCATGGCGACATCAACACGATCACATTGTTGCTGGGCGCGGAAGAGGCGGGGCTGGAGCTGCTGTCGAAGCAGGGCGAGTGGATCCCTGTGCAACCGCCAAAGGGCGCGCTGGCCGTCAACATCGGCGACATGTTGAGCCGCCTGACCAACGACCGGCTGCGCTCGACCATCCATCAGGTCCGCAACCCGGAAGGCGAGGGCGCGCGGCGGTCGCGTTATTCAATGCCGTTCTTCCTGCATTTCCGGCCCGACTTCGTGATCGAGACCCTGCCATCGTGCATCGATGAAGCGCATCCCGACCAATATCCCGAGTCGCTGACGGCGCACGATTTCCTTGCCATCCGGCTGAAGGAAATCGGCCTGATGTGA
- a CDS encoding TonB-dependent receptor domain-containing protein produces MLDAGRHQLKFGAELNRASLNNLYVFNATGTLVFSNVDDLRNGIISAGTDPNGNTSTLPGNVISGVTAGAFASYTPTGDVTTAAAAFKRDIWSIFLQDEFAASDVLTLTGGVRVDWYDTNKHPGLNPNFVERYGFPNTTSFSNLDPVVMPRLAATYDLNDFSVFSRAQLRAGVGVFSGGDPLVWFGNAYQNNGAAYGQTTSVDPACAGEDLSVLDGGQFTGIPQCVLDSAAAQGADGLGDTQSIDPDLKMPTVIRANLGFAADIDFAPSGLFSGWHLNADYIYSRYRNPLSVVDLSQTVRESRGLNGYTIDGRPIYAAIDPTAPGCDAVLVDAASVEWSGVTSACFSTRRDDEIMLTNAGAYSSQIASFILSRHSEGGLFTSGGSVDFSLGYAYTDSHDRRNMYNSTATSNYDYVAAFDRQNPDVSRGFYGSRHNISVSTSFKEVFFDDLATRLNVSFVASSGRPYSLTFTGGGVFNDSSSGNDNALLYIPSGIDDPNIAPTSDAEAVAALYDFTQGLGCAKKYAGSTIARNTCENDWYFDVDLSFSQELPGPGRFFGRDDKFKLYAMFDNFLNFVDKDWNISRRRQFAGFQDMANLGGIDSEGRYIITGFNATGFEGDNEIKTTASVWRLKVGISYDF; encoded by the coding sequence ATGCTCGATGCCGGTCGTCATCAGCTGAAGTTCGGTGCAGAGTTGAACCGCGCATCGTTGAACAACCTTTATGTCTTCAATGCGACGGGTACATTAGTTTTCAGCAATGTCGACGATCTCCGTAACGGGATTATTTCGGCAGGCACCGACCCCAACGGCAACACCTCGACGCTGCCCGGCAATGTCATCTCCGGCGTTACCGCGGGCGCCTTTGCCAGTTACACGCCGACGGGCGACGTCACGACCGCGGCCGCGGCGTTCAAGCGCGACATCTGGTCGATCTTCTTGCAAGACGAGTTTGCGGCAAGCGATGTCCTGACCCTGACGGGCGGTGTCCGCGTCGACTGGTATGACACCAACAAGCACCCCGGCCTGAACCCGAATTTCGTTGAGCGTTACGGTTTTCCCAACACGACCAGTTTCAGCAATCTCGATCCGGTCGTGATGCCGCGCCTTGCCGCGACCTACGACCTGAACGATTTTTCGGTCTTCAGTCGCGCACAGTTGCGTGCAGGTGTCGGCGTATTTTCGGGCGGCGATCCGCTGGTCTGGTTTGGCAATGCCTACCAGAACAATGGCGCGGCCTATGGCCAGACGACCAGTGTTGACCCGGCCTGCGCAGGCGAAGACCTGAGCGTGTTGGACGGCGGTCAGTTCACCGGCATCCCGCAGTGCGTGCTCGACTCCGCCGCGGCGCAGGGCGCTGACGGACTTGGCGATACGCAGTCCATCGATCCCGACCTGAAAATGCCGACGGTCATTCGCGCCAACCTCGGTTTCGCGGCGGATATCGATTTCGCGCCCAGCGGCCTGTTCAGTGGTTGGCACCTCAACGCCGACTATATCTACAGCCGGTATCGCAATCCGCTGTCGGTGGTCGACCTGTCGCAGACGGTTCGTGAAAGCCGTGGCCTGAACGGTTACACGATCGACGGCCGTCCGATCTATGCCGCGATCGACCCGACTGCCCCGGGATGCGACGCGGTTCTGGTCGACGCGGCCAGCGTGGAATGGAGCGGGGTTACCTCGGCCTGTTTCAGCACGCGCCGCGATGACGAGATCATGTTGACGAACGCGGGTGCTTATTCCAGCCAGATCGCGTCGTTCATACTGTCGCGCCATAGCGAAGGCGGTCTGTTCACGTCGGGCGGTTCGGTCGATTTTAGCCTTGGCTACGCCTATACCGACAGCCACGATCGCCGGAACATGTACAACTCGACCGCAACGTCGAACTACGACTATGTCGCGGCTTTCGATCGGCAGAATCCCGATGTTTCGCGTGGTTTCTACGGTAGCCGCCACAACATCAGCGTCAGCACGTCGTTCAAGGAAGTGTTCTTTGACGATCTCGCAACGCGCCTGAACGTGTCGTTCGTCGCCAGTTCGGGCCGCCCCTACAGCCTGACGTTTACGGGTGGAGGCGTATTCAACGACTCGTCATCGGGTAATGACAACGCGCTGCTGTACATTCCGAGCGGGATCGATGATCCGAACATTGCACCTACCTCCGATGCCGAAGCTGTCGCTGCCCTCTATGACTTCACGCAGGGTCTTGGTTGCGCGAAGAAATATGCTGGGTCCACGATCGCTCGGAACACCTGCGAAAACGACTGGTACTTCGATGTTGACCTCTCGTTCTCTCAGGAACTGCCGGGACCGGGGCGTTTCTTCGGGCGTGACGACAAGTTCAAGCTCTATGCAATGTTCGACAACTTCCTGAACTTTGTGGACAAGGACTGGAACATCAGCCGACGTCGCCAGTTCGCGGGTTTCCAGGACATGGCGAACCTTGGTGGGATCGACAGTGAGGGTCGCTACATCATCACCGGGTTCAACGCGACCGGCTTTGAAGGCGATAACGAGATCAAGACAACGGCCTCGGTATGGCGTCTGAAGGTCGGCATCAGCTACGACTTCTGA
- a CDS encoding exopolysaccharide biosynthesis protein encodes MANDPHSVCEILDCLDEVADEHDKVSVGDVLDAIGSRSYGPFLLIPALLEITPVGAIPGVPTFLAVIIAIIALQMLFGRKHIWLPGFIRHRSVSADKVEKSSHKLRKIAAFLDKWFHGRLKALTHGVPVRIAALLIIGLCATVPPLEVLPFASSGPMLAIAAFGLGLMVRDGLLMLIATALSLGAFGLGFTMMGGEESSGG; translated from the coding sequence ATGGCCAACGATCCGCATAGCGTCTGCGAGATTCTCGACTGTCTGGACGAGGTCGCCGACGAGCACGACAAGGTTTCGGTCGGCGACGTCCTCGACGCCATCGGCAGTCGCAGTTACGGGCCATTCCTGCTGATCCCTGCCCTGCTTGAGATCACGCCCGTCGGCGCGATCCCCGGCGTGCCGACGTTTCTCGCCGTGATCATCGCGATCATCGCGTTGCAGATGCTGTTCGGGCGCAAGCACATCTGGCTTCCCGGCTTTATCCGTCACCGGTCGGTTAGCGCGGACAAGGTCGAGAAGTCGAGCCACAAGCTGCGCAAGATCGCGGCGTTCCTCGACAAGTGGTTCCACGGTCGATTGAAAGCGCTGACCCACGGTGTGCCGGTGCGGATCGCGGCGCTGTTGATCATCGGGCTGTGTGCGACGGTTCCACCGCTGGAAGTTCTACCCTTTGCCAGTTCGGGGCCGATGCTGGCGATTGCCGCGTTCGGGCTGGGACTGATGGTGCGCGATGGCTTGCTGATGCTGATCGCAACCGCGCTCAGCCTTGGTGCGTTCGGGCTTGGCTTTACAATGATGGGCGGAGAGGAAAGCTCTGGCGGTTAG
- a CDS encoding PilZ domain-containing protein, with translation MSRRTNARLDSDRQVECRVDGRAFHAVLYNVSVTGCMIEMPLNRVSMDDRVHMKAEGNIRISGIVIWQNERNAGVRFDQPLHEAVVRFLGYDPVQNAGLFPTDRFGRPLPKLRKSERPFARN, from the coding sequence ATGTCGCGTCGTACCAACGCACGCCTCGATTCGGACCGGCAGGTCGAATGCCGCGTCGACGGTCGGGCGTTTCATGCCGTTCTTTATAACGTATCCGTCACCGGGTGCATGATCGAGATGCCGCTCAACCGCGTCTCTATGGACGATCGCGTGCACATGAAGGCGGAAGGCAACATCCGCATTTCCGGCATCGTGATATGGCAGAACGAACGCAACGCAGGCGTCCGCTTTGATCAGCCTTTGCACGAGGCGGTGGTGCGGTTCCTTGGCTATGACCCGGTGCAGAATGCCGGGCTTTTCCCGACCGATCGGTTCGGTCGGCCCTTGCCGAAACTGCGCAAGTCCGAACGGCCGTTCGCTCGCAACTGA
- the queF gene encoding preQ(1) synthase, producing the protein MTDEPISPLHPQPIHLGQTSALPASPDEAVLDYVPNPRTGSLYTVRFAAPEFTSLCPVTGQPDFAHIVIDYAPGETIVESKSLKLFLGSFRNHCGFHEDVTVGIGQRLADEMKPQWLRIGGYWYPRGGIPIDVFWQTGAPPVGLWVPDQGVAPYRGRG; encoded by the coding sequence ATGACCGACGAACCGATCAGCCCCCTTCATCCCCAACCCATTCATTTGGGCCAGACCAGTGCCTTGCCCGCTTCTCCCGATGAGGCGGTGCTCGACTATGTGCCCAATCCGCGCACGGGCAGCCTCTACACCGTGCGCTTTGCCGCGCCCGAGTTCACCTCGCTGTGCCCGGTGACTGGCCAGCCCGATTTCGCGCATATCGTTATCGACTATGCGCCGGGCGAGACCATCGTCGAATCGAAATCGCTGAAGCTGTTCCTTGGCTCATTCCGCAACCACTGCGGTTTCCACGAGGATGTGACCGTGGGGATCGGCCAGCGCCTAGCCGACGAAATGAAGCCGCAATGGCTCCGCATCGGCGGGTACTGGTATCCGCGCGGAGGCATTCCCATCGACGTGTTCTGGCAGACCGGGGCACCACCGGTGGGGCTATGGGTACCCGATCAGGGTGTCGCGCCCTATCGGGGGCGCGGCTAG
- a CDS encoding TonB-dependent receptor, translating into MKLKYLLAASVAGITGAVVLPAPVMAQQITSGVEGIVLAEDGSAIPGATVTVTDERTGAARTVSAGSSGNFRVSSLTTGGPYTITATAPGYEGQSLPDQSITLQGNTSFTFRLAPTEVAGDVIVVTGARVQVTQLAVGPGTSFGEQILDVAPTFNRDIRDVLRLDPRVNLARDDLSGQDRISCLGGNDRSNAFTVDGISQSDVYGLNDNGFASRSSAPLPYDAVRETQVQFAPFDVDYGNFTGCAINVVTKSGTNDLRFGGFFEYSDNGMRGNKVADEDVGAIEAEKRYGFYLGGPVIRDRLFLFAAYEHQEAGGPQEYGPTGSGAAKELGSISLDQFNEVSDILSSVYGIETGPLAYSLPYENDRYFVRADLQITDDHRFEATYQRLEENTVKTDDFFTSTSSSQLTGLNTYYNSGTTSDYYSGRLYSQWSDMFSTEVRYSRSEVLDAQDPIGGYEAQSSNPTPRIIVGIDNPTGPDATILAGPGVNRSANALSPVYS; encoded by the coding sequence ATGAAACTCAAATACCTTCTCGCCGCATCGGTGGCGGGCATCACCGGAGCCGTCGTGCTCCCCGCGCCGGTCATGGCGCAGCAGATCACCTCGGGCGTCGAGGGCATCGTTCTTGCAGAAGACGGCAGCGCCATTCCCGGTGCCACTGTTACCGTCACCGATGAACGTACGGGCGCGGCGCGCACCGTTAGCGCTGGTTCTTCGGGCAACTTCCGCGTGTCGTCGCTGACGACCGGCGGCCCCTACACGATTACGGCGACCGCACCGGGTTATGAAGGCCAGAGTCTGCCCGACCAGTCGATCACCCTGCAGGGCAACACATCGTTCACGTTCCGCCTTGCGCCGACCGAAGTCGCGGGCGACGTCATCGTCGTCACCGGCGCGCGCGTGCAGGTCACGCAGTTGGCCGTCGGCCCGGGCACAAGCTTTGGCGAACAAATTCTGGACGTTGCGCCGACGTTCAACCGCGACATTCGCGACGTCCTGCGCCTCGATCCACGCGTAAATCTGGCACGCGACGATCTGTCGGGTCAGGATCGCATTTCGTGCCTTGGCGGTAACGACCGTTCCAATGCTTTCACGGTCGATGGAATCAGCCAGAGCGACGTCTATGGCCTGAACGACAACGGCTTCGCATCCCGTTCTTCGGCGCCGCTGCCCTACGATGCGGTTCGCGAGACGCAGGTCCAGTTCGCGCCGTTCGATGTCGATTACGGCAACTTCACCGGCTGTGCGATCAATGTCGTGACAAAGTCGGGTACCAACGATCTGCGTTTTGGCGGGTTCTTCGAATATTCCGACAACGGAATGCGCGGCAACAAGGTGGCCGACGAAGATGTCGGCGCGATCGAAGCCGAAAAACGCTACGGCTTCTATCTCGGTGGTCCAGTGATCAGGGATCGCCTGTTCTTGTTCGCCGCGTACGAGCACCAAGAAGCTGGCGGCCCGCAGGAATACGGCCCGACCGGATCGGGCGCGGCCAAGGAACTCGGTTCGATTTCGCTCGACCAGTTCAACGAAGTTTCGGACATCCTGTCCAGCGTTTATGGCATAGAGACCGGCCCGCTTGCCTACTCCCTACCCTACGAAAACGATCGCTATTTCGTTCGCGCCGACCTGCAGATCACCGACGACCACCGGTTTGAGGCTACCTATCAGCGGCTTGAGGAAAACACGGTCAAGACCGACGACTTCTTTACCTCGACCAGTTCGTCACAACTGACCGGCCTGAACACGTATTACAACTCGGGCACCACGTCGGACTACTATTCGGGTCGTCTGTATTCCCAGTGGTCGGACATGTTCTCGACCGAAGTGCGCTACTCGCGTTCAGAAGTGCTTGATGCGCAGGATCCGATCGGTGGTTACGAAGCTCAGTCTTCGAACCCGACGCCGCGCATCATCGTAGGTATCGACAACCCGACCGGACCCGATGCTACGATCCTTGCGGGTCCGGGCGTCAACCGTTCGGCCAACGCACTTAGCCCGGTTTATTCATGA
- a CDS encoding sulfurtransferase yields MPHLVSTQWLADNLGSDALVVLDGSYHLPAAGRDARAEYLAGHIPGARFVGFDTIADMTSGLDNTAPSADAFAARMGDLGVSDGSTVVIYDNSPHRTSARVWFLLKMFGKDAAILDGGLGKWQAEGRAEEQGEPEWQPAKFTAKADPAKLRDKAQMLANIDSRAEQVVDARGADRFTGEAEEIRPGMVSGHIPGSRNVPIGTLYEADGTMKDLAGIEAEFLGAGLDLGRPIVTSCGSGVTAANLSFALDRLGKPSAIYDGSWSEWAADPATPKATGPA; encoded by the coding sequence ATGCCGCATCTCGTTTCGACCCAATGGCTTGCCGACAATCTGGGCAGCGACGCTCTCGTCGTGCTGGACGGCAGCTATCACCTTCCCGCCGCAGGCCGCGATGCGCGGGCCGAGTATCTGGCGGGCCACATCCCGGGCGCACGCTTCGTCGGGTTCGATACGATCGCGGACATGACCAGCGGCCTCGACAACACCGCTCCCTCGGCAGATGCTTTCGCCGCGCGGATGGGCGATCTGGGCGTCAGCGACGGCAGCACCGTCGTCATCTACGACAACAGCCCGCACCGCACCTCGGCACGGGTGTGGTTCCTGCTGAAGATGTTCGGCAAGGATGCTGCGATCCTCGACGGCGGATTGGGCAAGTGGCAGGCCGAGGGACGCGCAGAGGAACAGGGCGAGCCGGAATGGCAGCCTGCCAAGTTTACCGCCAAGGCCGATCCCGCGAAGCTGCGCGACAAGGCGCAGATGCTGGCCAATATCGACAGCCGCGCCGAACAGGTCGTCGATGCGCGCGGCGCGGATCGCTTTACCGGAGAGGCGGAGGAAATCCGCCCCGGCATGGTATCGGGCCATATACCGGGATCGCGCAATGTGCCCATCGGCACGCTTTACGAAGCGGACGGAACGATGAAGGACCTGGCGGGAATCGAGGCGGAGTTCCTTGGCGCGGGGCTGGATTTGGGCCGTCCGATCGTCACCAGTTGCGGCTCGGGCGTGACGGCCGCGAACCTGTCATTCGCGCTTGACCGGTTAGGCAAGCCGAGCGCGATCTATGATGGCAGCTGGAGCGAATGGGCTGCCGATCCAGCCACGCCCAAGGCGACCGGGCCAGCATGA
- a CDS encoding IS1380 family transposase, whose amino-acid sequence MNDDIASPFRFPAVDRKKVTAAFDGGRLTSDGGVLLLSQAERAMGICQRLATCIADPRDPARVIHRLDDILRARVFAIACGYEDADDLDALRDDPGFRLALGKLPGSGAGLASQPTMSRWENAPITRELAKMLAAMIDIYCASYPAPPAAVTLDIDDTCDVVHGYQQLSFWNGHHGERCFLPIHVYDTATGRPVAMLLRTGKTPSGVEAAGHIRRLVRHIRRQWPETHITIRGDGHYGRPEVMAVCEGCGVDYVFGLPTNAVLRADPEIVVAADACAVKRAQRQYPVLRTYAETRYGAKSWKCQRRVVARIEASTMGMDIRYVVTSLTEGSAEHIYDTLYCARGQAENLIKLHKTQLASDRTSCRSPNANQMRLILHTAAYWLLWRIQQEIPKAASLATAEFATLRLRLLKVAARVIESATRIRVAFASACPDASVLKAIATNLRPAPT is encoded by the coding sequence ATGAACGACGATATCGCAAGCCCCTTCCGATTCCCAGCGGTCGACCGCAAGAAAGTCACAGCCGCGTTCGACGGTGGTCGGCTCACTTCGGACGGCGGCGTTCTGTTGCTGTCGCAGGCCGAGCGCGCGATGGGTATCTGCCAGCGGCTTGCGACTTGCATTGCCGATCCGCGCGATCCTGCGCGGGTGATCCATCGCCTCGACGACATCCTGCGTGCCCGCGTGTTCGCGATCGCCTGCGGCTATGAGGATGCCGACGATCTCGATGCCCTGCGCGACGATCCGGGCTTCCGCCTGGCCCTGGGCAAGCTGCCGGGATCGGGCGCGGGGCTGGCCAGCCAACCGACGATGAGCCGGTGGGAGAATGCACCGATCACGCGCGAGTTGGCGAAGATGCTGGCCGCGATGATCGACATCTACTGCGCCAGCTATCCGGCCCCGCCGGCGGCGGTGACGCTGGATATCGATGATACCTGCGATGTCGTCCATGGCTATCAGCAGTTGTCGTTCTGGAATGGTCATCATGGCGAGCGTTGCTTCCTGCCGATCCATGTCTACGACACCGCCACTGGCCGGCCGGTGGCGATGCTGCTGCGCACCGGCAAGACACCGTCTGGTGTTGAAGCTGCCGGTCACATCCGGCGCCTCGTGCGCCACATCCGCCGGCAATGGCCCGAAACGCACATCACCATCCGCGGCGACGGGCACTATGGGCGGCCCGAGGTCATGGCCGTCTGCGAGGGTTGCGGCGTCGACTACGTGTTCGGCCTGCCGACCAACGCCGTGCTACGCGCCGATCCCGAAATCGTCGTTGCCGCCGATGCCTGTGCGGTCAAACGCGCTCAGCGCCAGTACCCGGTCCTGCGCACCTATGCCGAGACCCGCTACGGGGCCAAAAGCTGGAAGTGCCAGCGCCGCGTCGTCGCCCGGATCGAGGCCAGTACGATGGGCATGGACATCCGCTATGTCGTCACTTCGCTGACCGAAGGCTCGGCCGAGCACATCTATGATACGCTCTACTGCGCGCGCGGTCAGGCCGAAAACCTGATCAAGCTGCACAAGACCCAGCTGGCCAGCGATCGCACCTCGTGCCGCTCTCCCAACGCCAATCAGATGCGCCTCATCCTGCACACCGCCGCATACTGGCTCCTGTGGCGCATTCAGCAGGAAATCCCCAAGGCAGCCTCGCTCGCGACCGCCGAGTTCGCAACGTTGCGCCTCAGGCTGCTCAAGGTCGCTGCCCGCGTCATTGAGAGCGCCACTCGCATCCGTGTCGCCTTCGCGTCAGCCTGTCCCGATGCCTCCGTTTTGAAAGCCATCGCCACCAATCTCAGGCCTGCACCTACTTAG
- a CDS encoding NupC/NupG family nucleoside CNT transporter produces the protein MPSQIISLAGIAVILAIAVLLSTARRRIRLRVVGAAFALQALMALLVLRTPWGVAAISAMSRGVSNLLGYAGEGTRFIFGPLASPEIGGNSFAIAALTVIIFFASLVSVLYYLGVMQLIIRWVGGAIGWITGISRVEALAAAANIFVGQSESPLVVRPYLAGLAPSRLFTMMAVGMAGVAGTILAAYASLLGEEYLPYLLAAAFMSAPGGILMAKIIMPDTDEPSDAAEGELDLPDSRRSGEGPAALMPEGGRPAKADVPDAHDDEEKPANVLMAAAQGAQTGVKIAVAVGAMVLSFVALVALANGLLSGAGALVGLEDLTFQALLGYVFSPIMFLLGIPWQEAQIAGGLFGTKIVLNEFVAFIDLGALDASALSPRARAIATFSLCGFSNFSSIAIQIAVIGGLAPNQRPVVAKLGLRALAAGSLANLMSAALAGLFLA, from the coding sequence ATGCCAAGCCAGATCATCAGCCTAGCCGGCATCGCCGTTATCCTTGCGATTGCCGTCCTGCTGTCCACCGCCCGCCGCCGCATCCGCCTGCGCGTCGTGGGGGCGGCTTTCGCTTTGCAGGCGCTCATGGCGCTGCTCGTCCTGCGCACGCCGTGGGGCGTCGCAGCGATTTCCGCAATGAGCCGGGGGGTGTCGAACCTGCTCGGCTATGCGGGCGAGGGAACCCGATTCATCTTCGGCCCATTGGCCAGCCCGGAAATCGGCGGCAACAGCTTTGCCATCGCGGCGCTGACGGTGATCATCTTCTTCGCCAGCCTCGTCTCGGTGCTCTATTACCTTGGCGTGATGCAGCTGATTATCCGCTGGGTCGGCGGGGCGATCGGGTGGATCACCGGGATCAGCCGGGTGGAGGCGCTGGCCGCAGCGGCGAATATCTTTGTCGGGCAATCGGAAAGCCCGCTCGTCGTGCGGCCCTATCTGGCGGGCCTTGCGCCCAGCCGCCTGTTCACGATGATGGCGGTGGGCATGGCGGGCGTGGCGGGCACGATCCTTGCCGCCTACGCTTCGCTGCTGGGTGAAGAATACCTGCCCTACTTGCTGGCCGCCGCATTCATGAGCGCACCCGGCGGCATCTTGATGGCCAAGATTATCATGCCCGACACGGACGAGCCAAGCGATGCGGCAGAGGGCGAGCTCGACCTGCCCGATTCGCGCCGCAGCGGTGAGGGTCCCGCTGCGCTGATGCCTGAGGGCGGTCGCCCCGCAAAAGCCGACGTGCCCGACGCGCATGACGACGAGGAAAAGCCCGCGAACGTCCTGATGGCCGCCGCCCAAGGCGCGCAGACCGGCGTGAAGATCGCGGTCGCGGTTGGCGCGATGGTGCTGTCTTTCGTAGCGCTGGTGGCGCTGGCCAATGGCTTGCTGTCGGGCGCGGGGGCCCTGGTGGGGCTGGAGGACCTGACCTTCCAGGCGCTGCTCGGCTATGTTTTCTCGCCGATCATGTTCCTGTTGGGAATTCCTTGGCAGGAGGCGCAGATCGCGGGCGGGCTGTTCGGCACCAAGATCGTGCTCAACGAATTCGTCGCCTTCATCGACCTTGGCGCTCTGGATGCCAGCGCGCTCAGCCCACGGGCGCGGGCCATCGCGACATTCTCGCTTTGCGGGTTCTCGAACTTCTCTTCGATCGCCATCCAGATCGCGGTGATCGGCGGACTGGCCCCGAACCAGCGCCCGGTGGTGGCGAAGCTGGGCCTGCGCGCGCTGGCAGCAGGGTCGCTCGCCAACCTGATGAGCGCGGCGCTGGCGGGCCTTTTCCTTGCCTGA
- a CDS encoding S1/P1 nuclease: MKLLKIVAAVAVLATSPAHAWGPTGHRIVGQIAADNISGKTQAEIAMILPKGETLAEVSTWPDEQRSDPDEYWQKTATPWHWVTVPPGKTWAEVGAPPEGDAMSALTAFTKTLRDPAASQEDRALALRFIVHIVGDLHQPLHNGRGDDRGGNNFKVEWFGKATNLHSVWDRELLAGNELSFTEYTDRLEAHLKPEQTIAWWTADPKVWMAESIALRDRIYPEEQGAQLGYSYQWTWRPAAEQRLTQAGVRLAAYLDMVFGE; the protein is encoded by the coding sequence ATGAAACTGCTCAAGATTGTCGCTGCCGTTGCCGTGCTTGCCACTTCGCCCGCCCATGCGTGGGGGCCGACCGGGCATCGGATCGTCGGCCAGATCGCGGCGGACAATATCAGCGGGAAGACGCAGGCCGAAATCGCCATGATCCTGCCAAAGGGCGAGACTCTGGCAGAGGTCTCGACATGGCCCGACGAACAGCGGTCGGACCCGGACGAGTACTGGCAGAAGACCGCCACGCCGTGGCACTGGGTCACGGTTCCGCCAGGTAAGACGTGGGCCGAAGTCGGTGCCCCGCCGGAAGGCGATGCGATGAGCGCGCTGACGGCATTTACGAAGACCTTGCGCGATCCCGCCGCGTCGCAGGAAGACAGGGCGCTGGCCCTGCGCTTCATCGTGCATATCGTGGGCGATTTGCACCAGCCATTGCATAACGGGCGCGGCGACGACCGTGGCGGCAATAATTTCAAGGTCGAATGGTTCGGCAAGGCGACCAACCTCCACTCGGTCTGGGATCGCGAATTGCTGGCGGGCAACGAACTGTCGTTTACCGAATATACCGACCGGCTGGAGGCGCATCTGAAGCCCGAGCAGACCATCGCCTGGTGGACCGCCGATCCCAAGGTCTGGATGGCCGAAAGCATCGCGCTGCGCGACCGGATCTATCCGGAAGAGCAGGGGGCGCAGCTGGGCTATTCCTACCAGTGGACGTGGCGCCCTGCGGCAGAGCAGCGCCTGACGCAGGCGGGCGTGCGGCTGGCGGCCTATCTCGACATGGTTTTCGGCGAGTAA